In the Nicotiana tabacum cultivar K326 chromosome 16, ASM71507v2, whole genome shotgun sequence genome, one interval contains:
- the LOC107799458 gene encoding uncharacterized protein LOC107799458: protein MDKSWTRKPSNTTEYLFGLNQSLDFAFASFQRTGQTTPCIQPTPFQAASLPTPSFQCRRQQTASFQATTLPTPSFQATGQTTPSFQPPINPTPAQATSNKCAKRESSHHWTIDGIDSHGDTKRLKLKTREALSLPQGERVVVEFDCLDPIGEAQGLLAGDKIELALSESTVDESEISPNDAVGKVLDKEHPGRVRCLGLGATPSNTFRETNLRPGNIRIVSNNVRCSSSGCQKKYNQLMNTLKAYMIMKEGSIPEQFAGIFASIPTTPSDAASGPVSPTDARRCNNNPSDNH, encoded by the exons ATGGATAAATCTTGGACGAGAAAGCCAAGCAACACCACAGAATATTTATTTGGTTTAAATCAGTCTTTAGATTTTGCATTTGCTTCATTTCAACGCACAGGACAGACAACTCCTTGCATTCAACCAACTCCTTTTCAGGCGGCATCACTACCAACTCCTTCATTTCAATGCAGAAGACAACAAACCGCTTCATTTCAGGCCACAACACTGCCAACTCCTTCATTTCAGGCCACGGGACAGACAACTCCTTCATTTCAACCTCCAATTAATCCCACACCAGCACAAGCAACATCCAATAAGTGTGCTAAACGTGAATCTTCACATCATTGGACTATCGATGGAATAG attCACATGGAGATACCAAAAGGCTCAAATTGAAGACTAGAGAAGCATTAAGTTTACCTCAGGGAGAACGTGTTGTGGTGGAGTTTGATTGCTTGGATCCAATTGGCGAAGCACAAGGCCTTCTTGCAGGC GACAAAATTGAGCTAGCACtgagtgaaagtacagtggatgAGTCTGAAATTTCTCCAAATGATGCTGTTGGTAAGGTGCTAGACAAAGAGCATCCTGGAAGGGTGAGATGTTTGGGATTAGGAGCTACTCCAAGCAATACTTTCAGAGAGACAAATCTTCGTCCTGGTAATATTAGAATTGTGAGTAATAATGTTAGATGTTCATCTTCTGGATGCCAAAAGAAGTACAATCAATTGATGAATACTCTCAAAGCATACATGATAATGAAGGAAGGGTCAATACCAGAACAATTTGCTGGGATCTTTGCTTCTATTCCTACAACG CCAAGTGATGCAGCTAGTGGACCCGTTTCACCGACGGATGCAAGAAGATGCAATAATAATCCCAGTGACAACCATTGA